Below is a window of Pseudomonas eucalypticola DNA.
CAGATACTGCGCTACACCGCCAACCAGCGCACCAACCACTGGCTGGTGGCGATCCTGTTCTTCATGGCCGGGCTATCGGGGCTGGCGCTGTTCCACCCGGCGCTGTTCTGGCTCAGCCACCTGTTTGGCGGCGGGCCATGGACGCGCATCCTGCACCCGTTCATGGGCGTGGCCATGTTCCTGCTGTTCATGGGCCTGGTGGTGCGTTTCTGGCGTGCCAACTACTTCATCCACAACGACAAGCTGTGGCTCAAGCGCATCGACCGAGTCATGCTCAACCAGGAGGAGGGCGTGCCCCCCATTGGCAAGTACAACCCGGGCCAGAAGCTGCTGTTCTGGACTTTGCTGGCGTGCATGCTGGTGCTGCTGGTCAGTGGCGTGGTGATCTGGCGGGTGTATTTCAGCCAGTGGTTTGGCATTACCACGATCCGCCTGGCCGTGCTGGCCCACGCGGCGGCGGCGTTCGTGCTGGTGACCAGCATCATCGTGCATATCTACGCTGGGATCTGGATCAAGGGCTCGGTGGACGCCATGCTGCACGGCTGGGTCAGCCGCGCTTGGGCGCGCAAGCACCATGCGCTCTGGTACCGTGACATTACGGGCGACAAAGGCCCTGAACACCCGGACAGGATCAAGCCGTGAGAGCCACCCTGGAACCTCAACAGATCGCCGCCTCGGCCAGCACGCCGCCCTATGTCGACTTGCCTGCGGCCAACCTCTTCGCCCACCGGGCTGAACGCTTGCGCGCCCTGGCGCCGGGGCATGAACTGCAAGCCTTCCTGCGCCTGGTCGCCGACCTGAGCGACGTGCAGCAGAGTCTGCTGGACCAACCCCCGGCCGCGGCGACACCGTCGGCCGAATGCTTGCTGCAGTGCCAGCGACACGGCCTGCCACCCTTGGCTTTCGAGAGCCTGGTGCGCGATGGCATGTGGCAACCCTGGCTGCAAGCGAGTTTGCAACGCTATCGGCCGGCGGGCCCCCCCGCCGTGCGTCAGGCGCTGGCATCCCTGGAATTGGCGTCCGCCGAGCAGCGACTGGTCTGGGCATTGAGCCTGCTCAGTGGCCATTTCAGCGCCGTGCCAGCCGCCGTGGTGCCTTTCATGGGGGCCGCGTTGCAGGCCGCCTGGACCTACTGGCTGCGCAACCTGCCCAACCTGACCTTCGAACCCAGGGCCAGCCTCAGCCAATGCCCTGGGTGCGGCTCCCCGGCCATGGCCGGGGTTATCCGCCAGCGCGGCGCTCACAATGGCCTGCGTTATCTGGTGTGCTCGTTGTGCGCGTGCCAGTGGCATGTGGTGCGGGTCAAGTGCGTGTACTGCGAACAGAGCAAAGGCCTGGACTATGTCAGCCTGGCATCTGACCGCCATAGCCCGGAAACCGCGCCGCTGCGCGCGGAAACCTGCCCTATGTGCCACCAGTTCCTGAAGCTGCTGTATCTGGAGCACGACAGTGACGCAGAAGTGGTCTCTGGCGACTTGACCAGCCTGGCGCTGGACATAGGCCTGGATCAGAACGGCTTCAACCGGCTGGCGCCCAACCTGATGGTGGCGCCAGGCGGCTGAGCCATGCCATGCACCGGGCGCGGCCCCGTGTTTCGTCGCGCTTCACTGCCCCTTCATACCCCACCCGAATGCGGTATGGCCACCTATGCCAAAATCCCAGAGTTTTTGCCGGGCGCCGCTGTCAGGCACGATACCCCAGCGCTGCTGAATCCCGGGGGCAATATCGGATGTCCAGCACACGACGGAAATACCCATCTGGCTGTGATAGCTGGAACGTACCGCGTCCCACTGCGCCAGCGACGGTATGACCCCGCCCTGCGCCGCGGCAGCCTGCACGGCCCATTGGTAGTTAATCCAGCCGTCGAACTGAAAGAACATGTACACCG
It encodes the following:
- the fdhE gene encoding formate dehydrogenase accessory protein FdhE encodes the protein MRATLEPQQIAASASTPPYVDLPAANLFAHRAERLRALAPGHELQAFLRLVADLSDVQQSLLDQPPAAATPSAECLLQCQRHGLPPLAFESLVRDGMWQPWLQASLQRYRPAGPPAVRQALASLELASAEQRLVWALSLLSGHFSAVPAAVVPFMGAALQAAWTYWLRNLPNLTFEPRASLSQCPGCGSPAMAGVIRQRGAHNGLRYLVCSLCACQWHVVRVKCVYCEQSKGLDYVSLASDRHSPETAPLRAETCPMCHQFLKLLYLEHDSDAEVVSGDLTSLALDIGLDQNGFNRLAPNLMVAPGG
- a CDS encoding formate dehydrogenase subunit gamma, whose protein sequence is MMPRQILRYTANQRTNHWLVAILFFMAGLSGLALFHPALFWLSHLFGGGPWTRILHPFMGVAMFLLFMGLVVRFWRANYFIHNDKLWLKRIDRVMLNQEEGVPPIGKYNPGQKLLFWTLLACMLVLLVSGVVIWRVYFSQWFGITTIRLAVLAHAAAAFVLVTSIIVHIYAGIWIKGSVDAMLHGWVSRAWARKHHALWYRDITGDKGPEHPDRIKP